The Theobroma cacao cultivar B97-61/B2 chromosome 1, Criollo_cocoa_genome_V2, whole genome shotgun sequence genome contains the following window.
TTGTTGCACATCTTCTAAAGTTATTTGCTTCTGGCTGGATGACAGGTATATCGCTGTAGGAAATGAACCCTTCCTTACAAGTTACGCAGGTCAATTTCAGTCCTATGTAGTCCCTGCTATGGTCAATTTGCAGCAGTCTTTGGCCAGAGCAAATCTTGCAGGATACGTAAAGTTAGTAGTCCCTTGTAATGCTGATGCCTATGAATCCAATGTTCCTTCTCAAGGGGCATTTCGACCGGAGCTGAGTCAAATTATGACTCAACTTGTTTCTTTCCTAAACTCAAATGGTTCTCCATTTGTAGTTAATATTTATCCATTTCTAAGCCTCTACGGGAACTCAGATTTTCCACAAGATTATGCATTCTTTGAGGGTACTACACATCCTGTTATAGACGGTTCCAACACTTACTATAATGCATTTGATGGAAATTTTGACACATTAGTTGCGGCCCTCAGTAAAATTGGATATGGGCAGATGCCCATAGTCATTGGGGAGGTGGGTTGGCCTACAGATGGAGCGGTTGGTGCAAATCTCACTGCTGCTAGGGTTTTCAACCAAGGCCTGATCAATCAAGTGCTAAGTAACAAAGGAACCCCTCTTAGGCCGGGTGTTCCACCTATGGATATCTATCTTTTCAGTCTACTTGATGAGGGGGCAAAGAGCACTCTTCCAGGAAACTTTGAACGGCACTGGGGGATTTTCTCCTTTGATGGCCAGGCTAAATATGCACTAAACCTTGGTTTGGGCAACAAGAAGTTAAAGAATGCCAGGAATGTTCAGTATCTCCCATCTAGATGGTGTGTTGCAAGCCCGTCTAAGGATCTCTCTGATGTGGCAAATCACATGAAAGTCGCTTGTAACGTCGCGGATTGCACTACACTTGACTATGGGGGATCATGTAATAGCATTGGAGCAAAGGGAAATATTTCGTATGCATTCAACAGTTACTATCAGT
Protein-coding sequences here:
- the LOC18612109 gene encoding glucan endo-1,3-beta-glucosidase 5 yields the protein MKDYCKRSPEGRKMTAPRARIIGSSPFVRAMVMMMMIFSGFVLVAESVIGVNWGTLSFHKLKPSTVVDLLKDNNIQKVKLFEADPLVLRALMGSGIQVMVGIPNEMLATLSFSPAAADLWVRQNVSTYIGKGGADIRYIAVGNEPFLTSYAGQFQSYVVPAMVNLQQSLARANLAGYVKLVVPCNADAYESNVPSQGAFRPELSQIMTQLVSFLNSNGSPFVVNIYPFLSLYGNSDFPQDYAFFEGTTHPVIDGSNTYYNAFDGNFDTLVAALSKIGYGQMPIVIGEVGWPTDGAVGANLTAARVFNQGLINQVLSNKGTPLRPGVPPMDIYLFSLLDEGAKSTLPGNFERHWGIFSFDGQAKYALNLGLGNKKLKNARNVQYLPSRWCVASPSKDLSDVANHMKVACNVADCTTLDYGGSCNSIGAKGNISYAFNSYYQLQMQNEQSCNFDGLGVVTFLDPSVGDCRFLVGVTDTSSSFRPYQRWVMSWILILWQVWAFRI